One window of Hujiaoplasma nucleasis genomic DNA carries:
- the priA gene encoding primosomal protein N' — MFAKVLVDVKSKNVDKMYDYLIPKKYENILTLGSRVIVPFGSRQVMGYCLGISEHSEYHKELKSIERLVDLESYLNQELIELAQTLSRETGYLLISVLETILPSALKVMYKAKLSLIDEDGVDKNLLDLFKKQEEIYLDQIDESIYEEVLSLIKKKKLKQNYDIKKKNKNLSKRFVQLLIKDNQSLTDKQKLVYDYLYHRPGHKDLVNIVLNKVDISASVLNTMEKHHFIKIFDKEVYRKVETVYTRESFDVTLSHEQEVVYHEILSQLGHEHTILLHGVTGSGKTEIYMKAIESVIEKDQTVILLVPEISLTPMMIQRFKSKFKHLVASIHSGLSSMEKYDEWRRIINGEAKIVIGARSACFAPLKNIGLMIVDECHESSYKQTENLPYYAIDILKKRAKNHQALLLLGSATPNIESYARVSRGYYQLLKLENRALNSKPPLIKIINMLEEFKDGHSDDISRALLEAIKQRLDNDQQVILLINRRGYSNFMICRECGHVLKCKNCDISLTYHQASQQMKCHYCAYEQGVPKTCEHCGSRDLEFMGTGTQKIEADLKNKFPHAKIFRMDTDTTSKKNSHEKLLHQFQEKGDILIGTQMIAKGLDFPRVTLVGVLQADGNLFVPDFRAPEKTFQLIMQVSGRSGRRDTLGEVYIQAYNPNHYAIKYAYENDYQGFYEHEMRLRRIARYEPFYFLIQMELTGVSLKHIMVFGMALVKDLKKELAEDSICLGPSSDVIKIKNKYTSKIMIKFKNEPDINEIIQKMMTKYVDKDIYIRVDHFPGI; from the coding sequence ATGTTCGCAAAAGTTTTAGTTGATGTAAAATCTAAGAATGTTGATAAAATGTATGATTATTTGATTCCCAAAAAATATGAGAATATTTTAACATTGGGATCACGTGTAATCGTACCTTTTGGTAGTCGTCAAGTGATGGGTTATTGTTTGGGAATTTCAGAACATTCTGAATATCATAAGGAATTGAAGTCAATTGAAAGGCTTGTGGACTTAGAATCATATTTAAACCAAGAATTGATTGAATTAGCTCAAACTTTAAGTCGAGAAACAGGATATTTATTAATATCTGTTTTAGAAACTATTTTACCCTCGGCTTTAAAAGTCATGTATAAAGCTAAATTATCTTTGATTGATGAAGATGGTGTCGATAAAAATTTGCTTGACTTATTTAAAAAACAAGAGGAGATTTATTTAGATCAAATTGATGAAAGTATTTATGAAGAAGTCTTATCCTTAATCAAAAAGAAGAAATTAAAGCAAAATTACGATATTAAGAAAAAAAATAAAAATCTCTCAAAAAGATTTGTGCAATTACTTATTAAAGATAATCAATCCTTAACAGATAAACAAAAACTTGTTTATGATTATTTATATCATAGACCTGGTCATAAGGATTTAGTAAATATTGTCCTAAATAAAGTTGATATTAGCGCTTCTGTATTAAATACTATGGAAAAACATCATTTCATTAAGATTTTTGATAAAGAAGTCTATAGAAAAGTAGAAACTGTATATACTAGAGAAAGTTTTGATGTTACTTTAAGTCATGAACAAGAAGTTGTATACCATGAGATTTTAAGTCAATTAGGCCATGAACATACTATTTTATTGCATGGTGTGACAGGTTCTGGTAAGACTGAAATATATATGAAAGCCATTGAATCAGTTATCGAAAAAGATCAAACTGTAATTTTACTTGTTCCAGAAATTTCTTTAACACCGATGATGATTCAACGTTTTAAAAGTAAATTTAAACATCTTGTTGCTTCTATTCATTCTGGTTTATCATCTATGGAAAAATATGATGAGTGGCGTCGTATTATCAATGGTGAAGCAAAAATAGTCATTGGTGCTCGAAGTGCATGCTTTGCACCCCTTAAAAATATAGGATTAATGATTGTTGATGAATGTCATGAAAGTTCTTATAAACAAACAGAGAATTTACCTTATTATGCTATTGATATTTTAAAGAAAAGGGCTAAAAACCATCAAGCTTTGTTGCTGTTAGGATCAGCCACCCCTAATATTGAATCTTATGCTAGAGTATCTAGGGGCTATTATCAATTATTGAAATTAGAAAATAGAGCTTTAAACTCTAAGCCTCCACTTATCAAAATTATTAATATGTTAGAAGAGTTTAAAGATGGTCATAGTGATGATATATCAAGAGCCTTATTAGAGGCAATCAAGCAAAGATTAGACAATGACCAACAAGTCATTCTTTTGATTAATCGAAGAGGTTATTCTAATTTCATGATTTGTAGGGAATGTGGTCATGTATTAAAATGTAAGAATTGTGATATCTCTTTAACTTATCATCAAGCTTCTCAACAAATGAAGTGTCATTATTGTGCTTATGAACAAGGGGTTCCTAAAACTTGTGAACACTGTGGGTCAAGGGATCTAGAATTTATGGGAACAGGTACTCAAAAAATAGAAGCTGATTTAAAGAATAAATTTCCTCATGCGAAAATATTTAGGATGGATACAGATACAACAAGTAAGAAAAATTCACATGAAAAATTATTGCATCAATTCCAAGAAAAAGGCGATATTTTGATAGGTACACAAATGATAGCCAAGGGATTAGATTTTCCTCGAGTTACTTTAGTGGGTGTTTTACAGGCAGATGGTAACTTGTTTGTTCCTGACTTTAGAGCACCAGAGAAAACTTTTCAATTAATTATGCAAGTTTCAGGTAGATCTGGACGAAGAGATACTTTAGGTGAGGTTTATATACAAGCCTATAATCCAAATCATTATGCTATAAAATATGCCTATGAAAATGATTATCAGGGTTTTTATGAACATGAGATGAGATTAAGGAGAATTGCTAGATATGAGCCTTTTTACTTTTTAATTCAAATGGAATTAACAGGCGTATCATTGAAACACATCATGGTTTTTGGTATGGCTTTGGTTAAGGATTTAAAGAAAGAACTTGCTGAAGATAGTATTTGTCTTGGACCTTCTTCAGATGTTATAAAAATAAAAAATAAGTACACAAGTAAGATCATGATAAAATTTAAAAACGAACCTGATATCAATGAAATTATCCAAAAGATGATGACAAAATATGTTGATAAAGATATCTATATTAGAGTTGATCATTTTCCAGGAATATGA
- a CDS encoding ribonuclease J yields the protein MNNLLKLNNEAAVFALGGLGEVGKNMYVIQYEDELIIVDSGILFPDEYLLGIDYVIPEYSYLIENQDKIKALIVSHGHEDHIGGIPFLVQQVNIPVIYASGLSYGLIQAKLEEKVSFPVNLKKFSDDDVIKFNKLEIDFFRTNHSIPDTFGIRVKTPAGSIVHTGDFKFDFSPTGKDTNYHKMAKIGDEGVLCLLSDSTNAELEDFTTSEKVVSETIREMFEDIEGRVIIATFASNIHRIQQIIEASVSTGRKIAVFGRSMLRNIEVGMELGYINVPKNTFIDTRNRNALKNKELTIISTGSQGEPFAALTRIANKSHRQISLIPGDTVILSSSPIPGNQESVNKTINLLQKNGANVIVQSPFADVHASGHGGQSELKLMLKLMKPKFFAPIHGEHRMLKAHQQLAIDTGVEPNNTFILENGLVLAFSNGKAYIKGKVKTSDVYVDSESIGEVGSMVIKDRRELSEDGLLSVVLTISQQKYEVICMPNIVSKGFIFVRDNFQMIKDMQKIVIESSKKYLNPEFKKLNMNGIKNDITKSLKAYIKEETNREPMIMPIIMVL from the coding sequence ATGAATAACTTATTAAAACTAAATAATGAAGCAGCTGTTTTTGCTTTAGGCGGACTTGGAGAAGTCGGCAAAAACATGTATGTGATTCAATATGAGGATGAACTAATCATTGTAGACTCAGGCATTTTATTCCCTGATGAATACTTACTCGGTATTGATTATGTCATTCCAGAATATTCTTATCTCATCGAAAATCAAGATAAAATAAAAGCCTTAATCGTATCACATGGTCATGAAGACCATATTGGTGGTATCCCGTTTCTAGTCCAACAAGTGAACATACCTGTCATTTATGCTTCTGGTTTATCTTATGGATTAATCCAAGCTAAATTAGAAGAAAAAGTCAGCTTTCCAGTTAACCTAAAAAAATTCTCTGATGATGATGTCATTAAATTTAATAAACTAGAAATTGATTTCTTTAGGACTAACCATTCAATTCCGGATACTTTTGGAATTCGTGTCAAGACACCTGCAGGATCTATTGTTCACACAGGTGATTTTAAATTTGATTTTTCACCAACAGGAAAAGATACAAACTACCATAAAATGGCAAAAATTGGCGATGAAGGTGTCTTATGTTTATTATCAGATTCAACCAATGCTGAATTAGAAGATTTCACAACATCAGAAAAAGTTGTTTCTGAAACCATTAGAGAAATGTTTGAAGATATCGAAGGAAGAGTCATCATCGCAACATTCGCTTCTAATATTCACCGAATCCAACAAATTATTGAAGCCAGTGTTTCTACAGGTCGAAAAATAGCTGTATTCGGTCGTTCAATGTTGAGAAATATCGAAGTTGGAATGGAATTAGGCTACATTAATGTTCCTAAAAACACTTTTATTGATACAAGAAACCGAAATGCCTTAAAAAACAAAGAATTAACCATTATATCTACTGGTTCACAAGGTGAACCCTTTGCTGCACTGACTCGTATAGCCAATAAATCTCATAGACAAATATCATTAATTCCTGGAGATACAGTTATATTATCATCGTCACCAATTCCTGGTAATCAAGAGTCTGTAAATAAAACCATTAATTTACTACAAAAAAATGGCGCTAATGTCATTGTTCAATCACCATTTGCAGATGTCCATGCTTCAGGTCATGGTGGTCAAAGCGAATTGAAATTAATGCTAAAACTTATGAAACCTAAGTTTTTCGCACCCATCCATGGTGAACACAGGATGTTAAAGGCTCACCAACAATTAGCCATTGATACCGGAGTAGAACCTAACAATACTTTCATCCTAGAAAACGGCTTAGTTTTGGCCTTCTCTAATGGGAAAGCCTATATAAAAGGCAAGGTTAAAACTTCAGACGTTTATGTAGATAGCGAAAGTATAGGTGAAGTAGGATCCATGGTTATCAAAGATAGAAGAGAGCTATCTGAAGATGGTTTACTTTCTGTTGTTCTAACCATTAGCCAACAAAAATACGAAGTAATCTGCATGCCAAATATTGTTTCAAAAGGTTTTATTTTTGTTAGAGACAATTTTCAAATGATTAAAGATATGCAAAAAATAGTCATTGAATCTTCTAAAAAATACTTGAATCCTGAATTTAAAAAATTAAACATGAATGGTATCAAGAATGATATAACAAAATCTTTAAAAGCTTATATTAAAGAAGAAACTAATAGGGAACCAATGATTATGCCAATCATTATGGTCTTATAA